The Fortiea contorta PCC 7126 genome has a segment encoding these proteins:
- a CDS encoding ShlB/FhaC/HecB family hemolysin secretion/activation protein — MSHQLLVCKLAVIWPLLTIFQCFGSRPPSVDAQSLPSPELPPPQDVQPLPPSPLPSIPPPQPLPPPEQLLPSPRQDSIPEQPPLDKLNETIIVERFIIVGSTVFSAEELAEVTAKFTKRPITLTELFQARSQISNLYIEKGYITSGAYIPPQTIQSGVITIQVIEGKLSEIQVTGTRRLDSNYVRSRLALATSPPLNRERLLEALQLLQLNPLIDKLSAELSTGSRAGTSILQVQIQEAKTFSSEVVLDNGRSPSVGSFRRRLELTQANLLGIGDGLKVGYTNTDGSNGWDVGYTLPVNPENGTISFNFGTTSSAVIERPFSILDIQSAFRYYELSFRQPLFQSPTQELVLGLTATHRNSEATYVETERIPFPALGADGEGRTRISALRFFQEWTNRNSREVFGVRSQFNLGIGALNATINQDPPDTRFFSWQGQAQWVRLLAPNTLLLLRANAQLASRPLLPLEQFGLGGNESVRGYRQDLILSDNGAFASAEVQIPILRLPDVDGLLHVIPFVDFGVAWNNSASSYLSDNTLASVGLGWRWTQGDRFSARLDWGIPLISVDSQQRTLQENGLYFSIRYSPF, encoded by the coding sequence ATGTCCCATCAATTGCTCGTCTGCAAGCTTGCAGTAATCTGGCCTTTGCTGACTATTTTTCAGTGCTTCGGTAGTAGACCCCCAAGTGTTGATGCTCAATCACTCCCCTCACCAGAACTACCCCCACCCCAAGATGTACAACCACTCCCCCCTTCTCCCCTCCCCTCAATTCCACCACCACAGCCACTCCCCCCACCAGAACAGTTACTTCCTTCTCCTCGCCAGGACTCCATACCAGAGCAGCCACCTCTAGATAAATTAAATGAAACTATTATTGTTGAAAGGTTTATTATTGTTGGTAGCACAGTCTTCAGTGCCGAGGAATTAGCTGAAGTTACGGCAAAATTTACTAAAAGACCAATTACATTAACAGAATTATTTCAAGCCCGGTCACAAATCAGTAATTTATATATTGAAAAAGGTTACATTACCTCTGGTGCTTATATTCCGCCGCAAACAATCCAGTCTGGTGTAATCACAATTCAAGTAATTGAAGGGAAATTGTCGGAAATTCAGGTAACAGGAACGCGGCGATTGGACTCGAATTATGTCCGCAGTCGTCTAGCCCTAGCTACGTCCCCACCCCTCAATCGAGAGCGATTGTTAGAAGCACTGCAACTATTGCAACTCAATCCGTTAATTGACAAACTCTCGGCGGAACTCTCCACTGGCTCTCGTGCGGGTACAAGCATATTACAAGTCCAAATTCAAGAAGCAAAAACCTTTAGTAGTGAAGTAGTGCTGGATAACGGGCGATCGCCTAGCGTGGGTAGTTTTCGGCGGCGGTTAGAATTGACACAAGCCAACTTGCTAGGAATAGGAGATGGTTTGAAAGTCGGTTACACCAATACAGATGGTAGCAATGGTTGGGATGTCGGTTACACTCTACCTGTGAATCCCGAAAATGGTACCATCTCCTTTAACTTTGGTACCACATCCAGTGCGGTGATTGAGCGTCCGTTTAGCATTCTCGATATTCAATCGGCTTTCCGCTACTACGAATTGAGCTTCCGTCAACCCCTGTTCCAAAGTCCTACACAAGAATTAGTACTAGGCTTAACGGCGACCCATCGAAACAGTGAAGCTACTTACGTGGAGACAGAACGCATCCCCTTTCCGGCTTTGGGTGCTGATGGGGAAGGAAGGACGCGGATATCTGCGTTGCGCTTTTTTCAAGAGTGGACTAACCGTAACAGCCGTGAAGTTTTTGGTGTGCGATCGCAATTTAATCTCGGCATAGGTGCATTGAATGCCACAATTAATCAAGATCCCCCCGATACACGCTTTTTCTCTTGGCAAGGGCAAGCTCAGTGGGTGAGGTTACTAGCTCCTAATACCTTACTATTACTCCGCGCCAACGCACAACTAGCATCTAGACCACTTTTACCTTTAGAACAGTTCGGTTTGGGTGGTAATGAAAGTGTGCGGGGCTATCGTCAAGATTTAATACTGTCAGATAATGGCGCTTTTGCTAGTGCAGAGGTGCAAATCCCCATTTTGCGTTTACCGGATGTTGACGGTCTGCTACACGTAATCCCTTTTGTTGATTTTGGCGTTGCTTGGAATAATTCTGCTAGCAGCTACTTGAGTGATAACACCTTAGCATCGGTCGGTTTGGGTTGGCGCTGGACTCAGGGCGATCGCTTTAGTGCTCGTCTTGATTGGGGTATTCCTCTGATTTCTGTTGACTCTCAACAAAGAACTCTCCAAGAAAATGGACTTTATTTTTCTA
- a CDS encoding sterol desaturase family protein → MLEAIAVAWLLLFFGDFLSTFVYHVPEHVFGSLHLKTHHSWKKDFRHYAILTFNAQVLLDGILGALPYVLMGVVLWPFSPIGVSVGLLLGQFHVWWRHVSVLDWQTPKAVNFLCQILFITTPERHWLHHQKTNQGFGDIFTFFEQPSLVWMRWLRLIRLHLRYSRVTN, encoded by the coding sequence ATGCTTGAGGCTATCGCTGTTGCTTGGCTGTTACTATTTTTTGGCGATTTCCTTTCAACTTTTGTTTACCATGTACCCGAGCATGTTTTTGGTAGCCTCCACCTAAAAACGCATCACTCCTGGAAGAAAGACTTCCGCCACTACGCTATTTTGACCTTCAATGCCCAAGTTCTTTTAGATGGTATCCTTGGTGCTCTGCCTTATGTGCTGATGGGAGTAGTTCTGTGGCCTTTTTCTCCAATCGGCGTGAGCGTTGGCTTGCTCTTAGGACAGTTCCATGTGTGGTGGAGACACGTCAGCGTTTTGGATTGGCAAACTCCAAAAGCTGTAAATTTTTTGTGTCAAATTTTATTCATCACTACTCCTGAGAGACATTGGCTACACCATCAAAAAACTAATCAGGGATTTGGTGATATTTTTACCTTCTTTGAGCAACCATCTCTAGTCTGGATGCGTTGGCTGCGGCTGATTAGGCTTCATTTGCGTTACTCTCGCGTCACAAATTAA